The following proteins are encoded in a genomic region of Pelodictyon phaeoclathratiforme BU-1:
- a CDS encoding HesA/MoeB/ThiF family protein, with translation MPLSDNQRERYARHLALQEIGEEGQEKLLEAKVLIIGAGGLGSPVAFYLAAAGIGTIGLMDGDKVDLSNLQRQILHTTASIGQEKVNSAEERLHSLDPDIRLTLYPYRLTTDNAPKIIAGYDFIIDATDNFDAKFLIARACHHAAKPYSHAGIREFHGQTMTVHPGKTACYQCVFHEEGVPAASIPKGPLGALPGLIGSIQATEAIKEILSIGTPLVNTLLTCDLLSMTMRRISVQRDPSCPICGEPHQ, from the coding sequence ATGCCATTGAGTGACAACCAGCGGGAGCGATACGCCCGCCACCTTGCACTGCAGGAAATCGGCGAAGAGGGGCAGGAAAAACTGCTTGAAGCGAAAGTACTGATCATCGGCGCCGGAGGGCTCGGCTCTCCTGTCGCCTTCTATCTTGCAGCGGCAGGAATCGGTACCATCGGACTGATGGATGGCGACAAGGTCGATCTCAGCAACCTCCAGCGCCAGATCCTCCATACCACGGCATCAATCGGACAGGAGAAGGTCAACTCCGCAGAGGAGCGACTGCACAGCCTTGATCCCGATATCAGGCTCACGCTCTATCCCTATCGACTCACAACCGACAACGCGCCAAAAATTATCGCCGGATATGACTTCATCATCGACGCCACCGACAATTTTGATGCAAAATTCCTGATTGCACGAGCCTGCCACCATGCAGCCAAACCCTACTCCCATGCCGGTATCAGGGAGTTTCACGGCCAGACCATGACCGTTCATCCCGGCAAAACCGCCTGCTACCAGTGCGTTTTCCACGAAGAGGGAGTCCCTGCTGCATCCATCCCGAAAGGGCCACTTGGAGCGCTCCCCGGCCTCATCGGCAGCATACAGGCAACTGAAGCAATAAAAGAGATTCTTTCAATTGGAACTCCCCTCGTCAATACACTTCTGACCTGCGACCTCCTCTCCATGACCATGCGCAGGATCAGCGTTCAGCGTGACCCCTCCTGCCCGATCTGCGGAGAGCCGCATCAATAA
- a CDS encoding DUF3307 domain-containing protein, with the protein MEKIAAILIAAHFIGDYFLQPDKMVRNKRLPLMLILHGAIHAGTTWLLLQLWHNWQAPLAVFLLHTIIDLIKQRLGKANTATFITDQTAHLFSLLMLAMLLSQGANGATFTGFGYQLMIGFAGFIATVRGAGFLVTFITRELTIKNNLRFEGLQNGETLIGQLERGLIFLFFLAGHPESIGFLLAAKSILRFEESKKAKQGEYILIGTLLSFSAAIALSSATLWAMRL; encoded by the coding sequence ATGGAAAAAATTGCCGCGATACTCATTGCCGCCCACTTCATAGGTGACTATTTCCTCCAGCCAGACAAAATGGTTCGGAACAAACGGCTGCCCCTCATGCTCATCCTGCATGGAGCCATACACGCCGGAACCACCTGGCTGCTGCTCCAGCTCTGGCATAACTGGCAGGCGCCCCTCGCGGTTTTCCTCCTTCATACCATCATTGATCTCATCAAACAACGGCTGGGAAAGGCGAACACCGCCACCTTTATTACCGACCAGACTGCTCACCTCTTCAGCCTTCTCATGCTTGCCATGCTCCTTTCCCAGGGAGCGAATGGGGCCACATTTACCGGTTTCGGATATCAGCTCATGATCGGGTTTGCAGGCTTTATTGCAACGGTAAGAGGAGCCGGTTTTCTCGTCACCTTCATAACCAGAGAGCTGACGATCAAAAACAATCTCAGATTTGAGGGGCTGCAAAACGGAGAGACGCTCATTGGTCAACTGGAACGGGGGCTGATCTTTCTCTTTTTTCTGGCAGGCCACCCGGAAAGCATCGGCTTCCTGCTTGCAGCCAAATCAATCCTGCGATTTGAAGAGTCAAAAAAAGCCAAGCAGGGAGAATACATTCTTATCGGTACCCTGCTCAGCTTTTCGGCAGCCATAGCGCTCTCCTCCGCCACACTGTGGGCCATGCGGCTCTGA
- a CDS encoding tetratricopeptide repeat protein, protein MNESRFTEELDLLAKALRQHSFHFIIIGYNHPDVYRDVSEWLRVHLPGRAIQELTVSGKSYREITGELEDAGQNIVMIPDFDWLFNPENEPVCVALNQRRDYLVRRELNLLCFIQASKFKLLPVKIPDLWSLRSLELDFAYALKEEKFPIAGKANIDSSLGGSTIPEKEAEVRRLKYQISKSDKSNTALLQALKSQLATLQIELPPRQESEAFEKDEPSVVQKTGRIKILPEFLDVSLDLGRESPEKILAAMKELEEEEKAMLSVFALLPAEPVTYTTLDELLPGTENLEKILLKLAQQGLIAYHKKDASFTCSPVVQEVSRRQNREKLFEHGKLLIATLIEKLDYEPGIGHFLNATYSEAALFAHYAESNLRTISKADNQLAILAERIGNFHKTTGNIDKALIFFEEYFRLRKELYEADPQNVEFKNGLAISYSKLGNTHSALGNLDKALTFYEQDAQLSKEIYEVYPQNVEFKNGLAISYEKLGETHSALGNLDKALTFYEQDAQLSKELYEVYPQNVEFKNGLAISYEKLGVTHSALGNLDKALTFYEDFSRLEKELFEAYPQNVSFKNGLAISYEKLGGTHSALGNIDKALTFFNDETRLFEKLYEAYPQNVSFKNNLAISYEKLGETHSSLGNLDKALTFFEQDAQLTKELYEDYPQNVSFKNGLAISYANLGLFHRDKRSDNATARTLFEQAKTLWAQLVADSPSNAEFQKNLSQVNDVLEKMQ, encoded by the coding sequence ATGAATGAGAGCCGCTTCACCGAGGAGCTGGATTTGCTTGCAAAGGCTTTGCGCCAGCATTCATTTCACTTTATCATCATCGGCTACAACCATCCCGACGTTTACCGTGACGTGTCGGAGTGGCTCCGTGTTCATCTGCCGGGGCGAGCGATACAGGAGTTGACGGTATCAGGCAAGAGTTACCGGGAGATCACCGGAGAACTTGAAGATGCCGGTCAGAACATTGTCATGATACCGGACTTTGATTGGCTGTTCAACCCTGAAAATGAACCAGTTTGTGTAGCGCTCAACCAGCGTCGTGATTATTTGGTACGTCGGGAGCTGAATCTCCTCTGCTTTATTCAAGCCAGCAAGTTCAAACTGCTTCCGGTCAAAATCCCCGATCTCTGGTCACTCCGCTCACTGGAGCTTGATTTTGCCTATGCACTCAAAGAGGAGAAATTCCCGATTGCAGGTAAAGCCAATATCGACTCCTCTTTGGGAGGAAGCACTATCCCGGAAAAAGAGGCTGAGGTGAGAAGGCTGAAATATCAAATCAGCAAGAGTGACAAGAGCAATACCGCACTGTTGCAGGCGCTCAAATCACAGTTGGCTACACTGCAAATCGAGCTGCCGCCACGACAAGAGAGTGAAGCATTTGAAAAAGATGAACCCTCCGTAGTTCAGAAAACCGGCAGGATCAAAATATTGCCGGAATTTTTAGATGTCAGCCTTGATCTCGGTAGGGAGAGTCCGGAAAAGATCCTTGCTGCCATGAAAGAGCTTGAAGAGGAGGAAAAAGCGATGCTCTCGGTATTTGCGCTCCTTCCGGCTGAACCGGTTACCTATACAACACTTGATGAGCTGCTGCCAGGAACAGAGAACCTCGAAAAAATCCTGCTCAAACTTGCACAGCAAGGGTTGATTGCATACCACAAAAAGGATGCAAGTTTCACATGCAGCCCTGTTGTGCAGGAGGTGTCCCGACGCCAGAACAGGGAAAAACTTTTTGAGCATGGTAAACTGCTGATTGCGACCCTCATCGAGAAGCTTGATTATGAACCTGGCATCGGCCATTTTTTAAACGCCACCTACAGTGAGGCTGCCCTCTTTGCGCACTATGCCGAGAGTAACCTGCGAACAATCAGCAAGGCAGATAACCAGTTAGCCATCCTTGCCGAGCGCATCGGCAACTTCCATAAAACAACAGGCAATATCGACAAGGCCCTGATCTTTTTTGAAGAATATTTCCGGTTACGCAAAGAACTCTATGAGGCTGATCCTCAAAATGTCGAATTCAAAAACGGGCTCGCTATTTCGTACTCTAAACTCGGCAATACCCACTCCGCTCTCGGCAATCTCGACAAGGCCTTGACCTTTTATGAACAAGACGCCCAATTAAGTAAAGAAATCTACGAGGTTTATCCTCAAAATGTCGAATTCAAAAACGGGCTCGCTATCTCTTACGAAAAACTCGGTGAAACGCACTCAGCTCTCGGCAATCTCGACAAGGCCTTGACCTTTTATGAACAAGACGCCCAATTAAGTAAAGAACTCTACGAGGTTTATCCTCAAAATGTCGAATTCAAAAACGGGCTCGCTATCTCTTACGAAAAACTCGGTGTAACTCACTCCGCTCTCGGCAATCTCGACAAGGCCTTGACCTTTTATGAAGATTTTTCCCGATTAGAGAAAGAACTCTTTGAGGCTTATCCCCAGAATGTATCCTTCAAAAACGGACTCGCAATTTCTTACGAAAAACTCGGAGGGACTCACTCCGCTCTCGGCAATATCGACAAGGCCTTGACCTTTTTTAATGATGAAACCCGATTATTTGAAAAACTCTATGAAGCTTATCCTCAAAATGTCTCCTTCAAAAACAACCTCGCCATCTCTTACGAAAAACTCGGAGAGACTCACTCCTCTCTCGGCAATCTCGACAAGGCCTTAACCTTTTTTGAACAGGATGCCCAATTAACTAAAGAACTCTATGAGGATTATCCCCAAAATGTATCCTTCAAAAACGGGCTCGCCATTTCATACGCGAACCTTGGGTTGTTCCACCGTGATAAACGGAGTGACAACGCAACAGCACGCACCCTTTTTGAGCAGGCAAAGACCTTGTGGGCTCAATTGGTGGCGGATTCTCCCTCAAACGCCGAATTTCAGAAAAACTTGTCACAGGTTAATGACGTTTTGGAGAAAATGCAATAA